A genome region from Arachis duranensis cultivar V14167 chromosome 6, aradu.V14167.gnm2.J7QH, whole genome shotgun sequence includes the following:
- the LOC107492911 gene encoding cytochrome P450 93A3 has translation MMKMMFSDMADLQDYTAQVLLIISTMLVGSIIIRRRRKQNQIKLPPSPPSLPIIGHLHLLSPLPHQDFHKLSTTYGPIIHLCLGSATCVVASTAEAAKEFLKIHETSFSNRPTKTVAVESLSYGFKDFVFAPYGPYWKFMKKVCMSELLGGKMLHQLLHVRQQERKRFLSGLAKKGLAGEAVDVGAELMMLTNNVISMMTMRQKSCSEGRGEAEALRKVVEDTVELSGKFNVSDFLWFMKSVDVQGFKKRLKEIRVRFDALLDRVIEEHQRERRKKKEEGSTTGDDDDVKDILDVLLDISEDETAEIKLDTDNIKAFIMDILVGGTDTTAVTMEWAMAELINNPGVMEKAREEIDAVVGNKNRIVEECDIPNLPYIQAIVKETLRLHPPGALIVRECSRTATVDGYHIPARTRLFINAWSIGRDPNHWENPLDFRPERFIDQNGSALTHLDVRGQHFELIPFGSGRRMCPGISLALPLAYVTLASMLQCFEWKLVNGGGDGIVDMEEKAGLVVPRAHPVICVPLPRLYPFPSI, from the exons GGATCCATAATaataaggagaagaagaaaacaaaatcaaataaagctTCCACCGAGCCCACCATCCCTACCCATCATTGGACACCTCCACCTTCTCTCTCCATTACCGCACCAAGAtttccacaagctctcaaccaCCTATGGACCCATCATCCACCTCTGCCTCGGCTCTGCCACTTGCGTGGTGGCTTCCACCGCTGAAGCCGCCAAAGAGTTCCTCAAAATCCACGAAACCTCCTTCTCCAACCGCCCCACAAAAACCGTAGCCGTGGAGAGCCTATCCTATGGATTCAAAGACTTCGTGTTTGCCCCGTACGGACCCTATTGGAAGTTCATGAAGAAGGTGTGTATGTCGGAGCTCCTGGGCGGAAAAATGCTCCACCAGCTCCTCCACGTGAGGCAGCAAGAGAGGAAGAGGTTCCTTAGCGGTTTGGCAAAGAAAGGGTTGGCCGGTGAGGCTGTAGATGTTGGGGCAGAACTCATGATGCTGACCAACAACGTGATATCGATGATGACGATGAGGCAGAAGAGTTGTTCTGAGGGGAGAGGAGAAGCGGAGGCGCTGAGAAAGGTGGTGGAGGACACGGTGGAGCTGAGCGGGAAGTTCAACGTGTCGGATTTCTTGTGGTTCATGAAGAGTGTTGATGTTCAGGGATTCAAGAAGAGGCTGAAGGAGATTCGGGTAAGGTTCGATGCCTTGCTGGACAGAGTGATTGAGGAGCATCAAcgtgaaagaagaaagaagaaggaagagggtTCGACGACCGGTGATGACGATGATGTTAAGGATATACTTGATGTCCTTCTTGACATATCCGAAGATGAAACTGCTGAAATCAAATTGGATACAGACAACATCAAAGCCTTCATCATG GACATACTGGTGGGGGGGACTGACACAACAGCTGTGACAATGGAGTGGGCGATGGCTGAATTAATCAACAATCCTGGCGTTATGGAGAAAGCACGTGAAGAGATCGATGCAGTTGTTGGAAATAAGAACAGGATCGTTGAAGAATGTGACATTCCCAACCTCCCTTACATACAAGCCATTGTGAAAGAAACACTAAGGCTTCACCCTCCAGGTGCATTGATCGTGAGGGAATGTTCTAGAACTGCCACGGTTGATGGCTATCACATTCCAGCAAGGACTCGTTTGTTTATCAATGCATGGTCCATTGGAAGGGACCCAAACCATTGGGAGAATCCCCTTGACTTCAGGCCTGAGAGGTTCATCGATCAAAATGGGAGTGCGTTGACTCATTTGGATGTTAGGGGTCAACACTTTGAGTTGATTCCGTTCGGAAGTGGAAGAAGAATGTGCCCTGGAATTTCTCTGGCTTTGCCGCTTGCATATGTGACACTGGCTTCGATGCTTCAGTGTTTTGAATGGAAGCTTGTcaatggtggtggtgatgggatcgtTGACATGGAAGAGAAGGCTGGCCTTGTTGTTCCCAGGGCTCACCCTGTTATATGTGTCCCTCTTCCTAGGCTTTATCCGTTTCCATCTATATGA